The Hirundo rustica isolate bHirRus1 chromosome 29, bHirRus1.pri.v3, whole genome shotgun sequence genome window below encodes:
- the CREB3L4 gene encoding cyclic AMP-responsive element-binding protein 3-like protein 4: MEAPELPEPDGLFPDPASLPVPVPGFQTVTLPQDDGSGAEELGLTVNPDIACGLGTSPEPPGPAGTPPVLLEVVCDLSTPLYPSLFPGIELAPSPEPLPTLQLTEEEKRLLAQEGVTLPGALPLTQAEERLLKKVRRKIRNKQSAQDSRRRKKEYLDGLESRAAACSALNQELRKKVQELEKSNGSLLRQLQALIKETSTKPAQTGTCVLILFLSLGLILLPSSSPFRRGGSRENPAPTGVISRNILTAGESPLPGWVPGTEPGSGVETGDGILTPHWDPGTNSSRKDVGTRGHGDEM; the protein is encoded by the exons ATGGAGGCACCGGAGCTCCCGGAGCCGGACGGGCTCTTCCCGGATCCCGCCTCGCTCCCGGTGCCGGTACCGGGCTTCCAGACCGTGACGCTCCCGCAGGATGAT GGCAGCGGAGCCGAGGAGCTGGGGCTGACGGTGAACCCCGACATCGCCTGCGGCCTCGGCACCagcccggagccccccgggccCGCCGGGACCCCGccggtgctgctggaggtggtTTGTGACCTCAGCACACCTCTGTACCCCTCGCTGTTCCCCGGCATCGAGCTGGCCCCGAGCCCCGAGCCCCTGCCCACG CTCCAGCTCACGGAGGAGGAGAAGCGGCTGCTGGCGCAGGAGGGGGTGACGCTGCCCGGGGCCCTGCCCCTCACCCAG GCCGAGGAGCGGCTCCTGAAGAAGGTGCGGAGGAAGATCCGGAACAAGCAGTCGGCGCAGGACAGCCGGCGCAGGAAGAAGGAATACCTGGACGGGCTGGAGAGCAG GGCGGCCGCGTGCTCGGCACTGAACCAGGAGCTGCGGAAAAAGgtccaggagctggagaagagcaACGG GTCTCTCCTGCGGCAGCTCCAGGCGCTGATCAAGGAAACGTCCACCAAGCCCGCCCAGACCGGCACCTGTGTCCTG ATCCTGTTCCTGTCGCTGGGGctgatcctgctccccagctccagcccgtTCCGCCGGGGCGGCAGCCGGGAGAACCCTGCACCCACCGGAG TGATCTCCAGGAACATCCTGACGGCCGGAGAATCCCCGCTCCCGGGGTGGGTGCCGGGGACAGAGCCGGGATCCGGCGTGGAGACTGGGGATGGGATTCTCACCCCACACTGGGATCCAGGGACCAACTCCTCCAGGAAGGacgtggggacacggggacatggggacgaGATGTGA
- the SLC39A1 gene encoding zinc transporter ZIP1, giving the protein MDTGIGAALAWSPGAASQPPPGLGVKLGSLVLLLLLPLACGLAPLWCFRQPPDPRSPMLSLVSCFSGGVFMGTFLLDLLPDYLGSIAAALEGLRITLQFPLPEFILAMGFFLVLVLEQVTLAQRELAEPPEESRALLPNGSIQAAAPGGSGLSVGSPVPVPGAPGALRAGALALALALHAVLEGLALGLREGDAAALRVLLALLLHKGAVAFGLSLELLRSRLRPPAVASCLVLLALMSPLGVGVGAALAAGAGPRQRLCRAVLEGLAAGTFLFVTFLEILPQELGVPQNRIPKVILILAGFALVSAILFVKG; this is encoded by the exons ATGGACACCGGGATCGGGGCCGCGCTGGCCTGGAGCCCCGGGGCCGCCTCGCAGCCCCCGCCCGGCCTGGGGGTGAAGTTGGGGTcgttggtgctgctgctgctgctgcccctcgcCTGTGGCCTGGCACCCCTCTGGTGCTTCCGACAGCCCCCCG ACCCCCGCAGCCCCATGCTCAGCCTCGTGAGCTGCTTCTCTGGTGGTGTTTTCATGGGCACTTTCCTGCTCGACCTCCTCCCTGACTACCTGGGCAGCATCGCTGCGGCACTGGAGGGGCTGCGCATCACG CTCCAGTTCCCTCTGCCGGAGTTCATCCTGGCCATGGGATTCTtcctggtgctggtgctggagcaggtgacgCTGGCGCAGCGGGAGCTGGCGGAGCCGCCCGAGGAGTCGCGGGCGCTGCTGCCCAACGGTTCCATCCAAgccgcggctcccggcggctCCGGGCTCTCGGTGGGCtccccggtgccggtgcccggCGCTCCCGGGGCGCTGCGCGCCGGGGCGCTGGCGCTGGCGCTGGCGCTGCACGCGGTGCTGGAGGGGCTGGCGCTGGGGCTGCGCGAGGGCGACGCGGCCGCGCTGCgggtgctgctggccctgctgctgcacaaggGCGCCGTGGCCTTCGGCCTCTCGCTGGAGCTGCTGCGGAGCCGCCTGCGCCCGCCGGCCGTGGCCTCGTGCCTCGTGCTCCTGGCCCTCATGTCGCCGCTGGGCGTCGGGGTGGGAGCGGCGctggcggcgggcgcggggccgcggcagCGGCTGTGCCGGGCCGTGCTGGAAGGGTTGGCGGCCGGGACCTTCCTCTTCGTCACTTTCCTGGAGATTCTGCCCCAGGAGTTGGGGGTGCCCCAAAATCGCATCCCCAAGGTCATCCTGATCCTCGCCGGCTTCGCGTTGGTCAGCGCCATCCTCTTCGTCAAGGGATGA
- the CRTC2 gene encoding CREB-regulated transcription coactivator 2, protein MAAAGAGAGPGPGAGPSAGAGASNPRKFSEKIALQKQRQAEETAAFEEVMMEICSTRLQAQKLRLAHSRGPFYSGSLPNVNQIGTGVPEFQGPSPLDSTRSTRHHGLVERVQRDARRMMSPLRRYVRQIDSSPYGPTYLSPPPEPSWRRTMPWSNFPMEKGHLFRLPSALNRTNSDSALHTSVMNPAPQDSYLGPSQAGPPPGRRAGFLDGDSDSKVFLFQVPPIEENFDDNKHSLKPWDTKKLSSSSARPRSCEVPGIHIFPSPDQPANVPLMPSALNTGGSLPDLTTLHFPSPLPTPLDPEEAPYPPLSGGSSTSNLATTMTHLGISGTGGVGLGYDPPGLPSPLQSSLSNPSLQSSLSNPNLQASLRSPSLQASLSNPSLQSSHSSSSIPSSLSNQSLPSSLSSSLSNPSLPTSPRSQPLQSSPSNPSLPSGLGGSFAATSPRRRVPLSPLSLPVAGDCRRQHPKQFSPTMSPTLSSITQGVPLDTSKLPADQRLPPYPYGQPGMLLGSQPPPRAPAPPPRPYNPPYAPGSALGQPLAQPPSDFGLGSLEQFGIGESPPGNSGGFPEELGALSYPPSEGGYDPPGLSRPNLSNCSRHGPIPNIIFTGDSPPGLSKEIATALAGVPGFEVEGGSLGGLGGLEEELRIEPLTLDGLSMLSDPCALLTDPAVEDSFRSDRLQ, encoded by the exons atggcggcggcgggcgcgggggccgggcccgggcccggcgcggGACCCTCGGCTGGGGCCGGTGCGTCCAACCCGCGCAAGTTCAGCGAGAAGATCGCACTGCAGAAGCAGCGGCAGGCGGAGGAGACCGCGGCCTTCGAGGAGGTCATGATGGAGATCTGCTCCACACGG CTGCAGGCGCAGAAGCTGCGGCTGGCCCACAGCCGGGGACCCTTCTACAGCGGCTCCCTGCCCAACGTCAACCAGATCGGCACCGGCGTCCCCGAATTCCAG GGCCCGTCGCCGCTGGATTCCACGCGGAGCACGCGGCACCACGGGCTGGTGGAGCGCGTCCAGCGGGACGCGCGCCGGATGATGTCCCCCCTGCGCCGCTACGTCCGGCAG ATCGACAGCTCTCCCTACGGACCCACGTACCTGTCGCCTCCGCCCGAGCCCAGCTGGAGGAG GACCATGCCCTGGAGcaatttccccatggaaaaagGACATTTATTCCGGCTGCCCTCAGCTCTCAACAG GACGAATTCCGACTCGGCGCTGCACACGAGCGTGATGAACCCCGCGCCCCAGGACTCCTACCTGGGCCCCTCGCAGGCCGGGCCTCCCCCCGGCCGCCGCGCCG GTTTCCTGGACGGGGATTCGGACAGCAAAG tgTTTCTTTTCCAAGTGCCTCCCATCGAAGAGAACTTTGATGACAACAAGCACTCGCTGAAGCCCTGGGACACCAAGAAG CTCTCGTCCTCCtcggcccggccgcgctcctGCGAGGTCCCGGGAATCCA catATTCCCATCCCCGGATCAACCTGCCAACGTGCCCCTCATGCCCTCGGCCCTCAACACGGGGGGGTCCCTGCCCGACCTGACCACGCTGCACTTCCCGTcgcccctgcccacccccctGGACCCTGAGGAGGCTCCGTACCCGCCCCTGAGCgggggcagcagcacctccaaCCTGGCCACCACCATGACCCACCTGGGCATCAGCGGCACCGGCGGCGTGGGGCTGGGCTACGACCCCCCAG GACTCCCCtcacctctgcagagctccctgagTAACCCGTCCCTGCAGTCCTCCCTGAGCAATCCCAACCTCCAGGCCTCCCTGCGCAGCCCCTCGCTCCAGGCCTCCCTCAGCAACCCCTCGCTCCAatcctcccacagcagctcctccatcccttcctccctctccaaCCAgtccctgccttcctccctgtcctcctcGCTCTCCAACCCCTCGCTGCCCACGTCCCCCCGGAGCCAGCCCCTCCAGTCCTCCCCCAGCAACCCCAGCCTGCCctcggggctggggggctcCTTCGCGGCCACCTCGCCGCGCCGGCGGGTCCCGCTCagccccctgtccctgcccgtggccgGCGACTGCAGACGGCAGCACCCCAAACAGTTCTCACCAACAATGTCACCCACATTGTCCTCCATCACCCAG GGCGTCCCCCTGGACACCAGCAAGCTGCCGGCGGACCAGCGGCTGCCGCCGTACCCCTACGGACAGCCGGGAATGCTGCTGGGCTCGCAGCCCCCCCCGCGggcccccgcgccccccccgcGCCCCTACAACCCCCCCTACGCCCCCGGCAGCGCCctggggcagcccctggcacagccccccaGCGACTTCGGCCTGGGCAGC CTGGAGCAGTTCGGGATCGGGGAGAGCCCGCCCGGGAACAGCGGAGGGTTCCCCGAGGAGTTGGGGGCCCTGAGTTACCCCCCGAGCGAGGGGGGCTACGACCCCCCCGGCCTGAGCCGCCCAAACCTGAGCAACTGCAGCCGCCACGGCCCCATCCCCAACATCATTTTCACAG GCGATTCCCCCCCCGGGCTGTCGAAGGAGATCGCCACGGCGCTGGCGGGGGTCCCGGGCTTCGAGGTGGagggggggtccctgggggggctgggggggctggaggaggagctgcgCATCGAGCCCCTGACGCTGGACGGGCTGAGCATGCTGAGCGACCCCTGCGCGCTGCTCACCGACCCCGCCGTCGAGGATTCCTTCCGCTCCGACCGCCTCCAGTGA
- the DENND4B gene encoding DENN domain-containing protein 4B — MSDEKPPQLVDYFVVAGLAEASRALEEEQQPRPARPGEPITDVAVIIRSQGEEVPQGFTCIETSTSGHPVDLNAGLLNNPQMFLCYKRGRDKPPLIELGVHYEGKDRPKPGYHILDTTPYSRSANLASGSPGHQRTFLTFRRAAEPPGHHTLGVTDICLVMPSKGESTPHTFCRVDKNLNTSMWGPALYLCYKIAVAKDNTLVYEAGLLSRYPEQDSESFPLPESVPVFCLPMGATIESWPVGTKYPLPVFSTFVLTGASGDKVYGAAIQFHEAFPRERLSEAQALRLGLLSVVDRRPVPGRSLHTRKSICVLSHWPFFDVFRKFLMFIYRYSISGPHVLPLETHISHFMHNVPFPSPQRPRILVQMSPYDSLLLCRPVSSPLPLSGASFLTLLQNLGPDNAVALLVAVLTEQKLLIHSLRPDVLTSVGEALVAMIFPLRWQCPYIPLCPLALADVLCAPVPFIVGIHSSYFDLYEPPRDVIFVDLDTNTIFQSEERKLLSPRALPRRPCKVLLASLHSLSQQLDELLSAPGEEEPPELVLSDAEAAGARRAQLELEARAAFLRFMACALRGYRSFLRPIAPAPAPAGRDAGSLFALQGFLHSRERAYQRFYGQLLRTQLFTQFIEDCSFASDREPCLEFFDTCVDKVQVDLEKPEDAPLMELDDPRGGEHTVFITPPEQPAGPDGTEPPARYRYDGFPTLRPELLEPPRDPLVAQLCQARSSAPSSPAPRRTKQEMKVAQRVAQKSSAVPELWARCLLGHCYGLWFLYLPTHVRAAPAKLRALQLAYDVLRKMEQHKVVLPDEVCYRILMQLCGQYGEPVLSVRVLLEMKRAGIVPNTVTYGYYNKAVLESKWPAGTQGGRLRWAKLRNVVLGAAQFRQPLRQRERRSAAGDPPGARAAPAPRPPLQRQTTWAGRSLRDPTPAPRLVKSGSLSFPGSSRSEGGARAGPGSPPAPPAPPTPPAPPGSAHGSLSDVGTDESGGDEGPGGGPGGGPGGGVTPRRGLAAKLQQLLSPGKRPPPPPPRPAEPPREPGTRRGSEQRDAEPPWRRSPAAESLLRPRERPESTASESSVSLGSELDLSDASGGSTGAPKPTEPCMDGTAGTEPPALEVLLSSCSRCPGCAGLVFDEELMAGWTSDDSNLNTSCPFCSRSFVPFLSIEIRDFRRPPSPPGAGPVPPSPQGPVLSDRRRCLELDESPELCNGCADTPPPGRCERVAFAYVSPLVLRKELESLVENEGGELLARPELVDSHPIIYWNLVWYFQRLALPSNLPLLLLGSQHAPRDPQPPEPWRVRVRLLWDVLSPEPESCPPLYILWRVHSNIPPRLHPWGPPPAPFSLPFLEALLSHVGLNEVHKAIGLFLETLAAPGAPRTLHRSIYRELLFLTLAAMGREHTDIAAFDRRYRSALGKLGGALGRDELRRRRAQPPSAKASDCRRTFGAPPEC; from the exons ATGTCGGACGAGAAGCCCCCGCAGCTCGTGGATTACTTCGTGGTGGCCGGGCTGGCGGAGGCGTCGCGGGcgctggaggaggagcagcagccgcGGCCGGCGAGGCCCGGGGAGCCCATCACGGACGTGGCCGTGATCATCCGCTCGCAGGGCGAGGAGGTGCCGCAGGGCTTCACCTGCATCGAGACCAGCACGTCGGGTCACCCCGTGGACCTCAACGCGGGGCTGCTCAACAACCCCCAGATGTTCCTGTGCTACAAACGCGGGCGGGACAAACCCCCCCTGATCGAGCTGGG GGTGCACTACGAGGGCAAGGACCGCCCGAAGCCGGGCTACCACATCCTGGACACGACTCCCTACAGCCGCTCGGCCAACCTGGCCTCGGGCTCCCCGGGCCACCAGCGCACGTTCCTGACGTTCCGGCGCGCGGCCGAGCCCCCCGGCCACCACACGCTGGGGGTCACCGACATCTGCCTGGTGATGCCCAGCAAGGGCGAGAGCACGCCCCACACCTTCTGCCGCGTGGACAAGAACCTCAACACCAGCatg TGGGGCCCCGCGCTGTACCTGTGCTACAAGATCGCCGTGGCCAAGGACAACACGTTGGTCTACGAGGCAG GGCTGCTGAGCCGCTACCCCGAGCAGGACAGTGAATCCTTCCCGCTGCCCGAGTCGGTGCCCGTGTTCTGCCTGCCCATGGGGGCCACCATCGAGAGCTGGCCCGTGGGCACCAAGTACCCCCTGCCCGTCTTCTCCACCTTCGTCCTCACCGGCGCCTCGGGGGACAAG GTGTACGGCGCCGCCATCCAGTTCCACGAGGCGTTCCCGCGGGAGCGGCTGTCGGAGGCGCAGGCGCTGcgcctggggctgctcagcgtGGTGGACCGGCGGCCGGTGCCCGGGCGCTCCCTGCACACCCGCAAGAGCATCTGCGTCCTGTCCCACTGGCCTTTCTTCGACGTCTTCCGCAAGTTCCTCATGTTCATCTACCGCTACTCCATCTCGGGCCCCCACGTGCTGCCCCTGGAGAC GCACATCTCCCACTTCATGCACAACGTGCCCTTCCCGTCCCCGCAGCGCCCGCGGATCCTGGTCCAG ATGTCCCCGTACGacagcctgctgctgtgccGGCCCGTGTCCTCCCCGCTGCCGCTCAG CGGGGCCAGTTTCCTGACGCTGCTGCAGAACCTGGGCCCCGACAACGCCGTGGCGCTGCTGGTGGCCGTCCTCACCGAGCAGAAGCTGCTCATCCACTCCCTGCGCCCCGACGTCCTGACCAGCGTGGGCGAAGCCCTGGTGGCG ATGATCTTCCCCCTGCGCTGGCAGTGCCCCTACATCCCGCTGTGCCCGCTGGCGCTGGCTGACGTGCTGTGTGCCCCCGTGCCCTTCATTGTAGGCATCCACTCCAGCTACTTCGACCTCTACGAGCCTCCCCGCGACGTCATCTTCGTCGACCTGGACACCAACACCATTTTCCA GAGCGAGGAGCGGAAGCTGCTGTCGCCCCGCGCTTTGCCCCGCCGGCCCTGCAAGGTGCTGCTGGCCTCGCtgcacagcctgtcccagcagctggaCGAGC TGCTGAGCGCTCCGGGCGAGGAGGAGCCTCCGGAGCTGGTGCTGAGCGACGCGGAGGCCGCGGGCGCGCGCCGGgcgcagctggagctggaggcgCGGGCGGCTTTCCTGCGCTTCATGGCCTGCGCCCTGCGCGGGTACCGCTCCTTCCTGCGCCCCATCgcgcccgcgcccgccccggccggcCGCGACGCCGGCAGCCTCTTCGCGCTGCAGG GGTTCCTGCACTCCCGGGAGCGGGCGTACCAGCGCTTCTACGGGCAGCTGCTGCGCACGCAGCTCTTCACGCAGTTCATCGAGGACTGCTCCTTCGCCAGCGACCGCGAGCCCTGCCTCGAGTTCTTCGACACCTGCGTCGACAAG GTGCAGGTGGATCTGGAGAAGCCCGAGGACGCTCCCCTGATGGAGCTGGACGATCCCCGGGGCGGGGAGCACACGGTGTTCATCACCCCCCCGGAGCAGCCGGCGGGGCCGGACGGCACCGAGCCCCCCGCGCGCTACAG GTATGACGGGTTCCCCACGCTGCGCCCGGAGCTGCTGGAACCCCCCCGGGACCCACTGGtggctcagctgtgccaggcccGGAGCAGCGCCCCGAGCAGCCCCGCCCCTCGGCGCACCAAACAG GAGATGAAGGTGGCCCAGCGCGTGGCCCAGAAGTCGTCGGCGGTGCCGGAGCTGTGGGCGCGGTGCCTGCTGGGCCACTGCTACGGCCTCTGGTTCCTCTACCTGCCCACGCACGTGCGCGCCGCCCCCGCCAAGCTGCGCGCGCTCCAGCTCGCCTACGACGTCCTGCGCAAGATGGAGCAGCACAAGGTGGTGCTGCCCGACGAG GTGTGCTACCGCATCCTGATGCAGCTCTGCGGGCAGTACGGCGAGCCCGTGCTGTCCGTGCGCGTCCTGCTCGAGATGAAGCGCGCCGGCATCGTCCCCAACACCGTCACCTACGGCTACTACAACAAG GCGGTGCTGGAGAGCAAGTGGCCGGCGGGGACGCAGGGCGGGCGGCTGCGCTGGGCCAAGCTCCGGAACGTGGTGCTGGGGGCGGCGCAGTTCCGGCAGCCGCTGCGGCAGCGGGAACGCCGGAGCGCCGCCGGAGACCCTCCGG GTgcccgggccgcccccgccccacgcCCCCCGCTGCAGCGCCAGACCACCTGGGCAGGTCGCAGCCTCCGGGACCCAACCCCGGCGCCGCGGCTGGTGAAGAGCGgcagcctcagtttccccggcAGCTCCCGGAGCGAGGGGGGGGCCCGAGCCGGGCCGGGGtcgccccccgcgccccccgcgccccccacCCCGCCGGCCCCCCCCGGCTCTGCCCACGGGAGCCTCTCGGACGTGGGCACGGACGAGAGCGGCGGGGACGAGGGCCCgggcgggggtcccggggggggtcccgggggcgGGGTGACCCCGCGCCGGGGGTTGGCGgccaagctgcagcagctgctgtcgCCCGGCaagcggccgccgccgccgccgccgcgccccgccgagccccccCGGGAGCCCGGGACGCGCCGGGGCTCGGAGCAGAGGGACGCGGAGCCCCCGTGGCGCCGCAGCCCCGCAGCTGAGAGCCTGCTGAGACCCCGGGAGCGGCCCGAGTCCACGGCGTCGGAG AGCTCCGTGTCGCTGGGCAGTGAGCTGGACCTGTCCGATGCCTCGGGGGGCAGCACCGGAGCCCCCAAACCCACGGAGCCCTGCATGGatgggacagcggggacagagccccctgccctggag GTGCTGCTGTCCAGCTGCTCGCGCTGCCCGGGCTGCGCCGGGCTCGTGTTCGACGAGGAGCTCATGGCCGGCTGGACCTCGGACGACTCCAACCTCAACACCTCCTGCCCCTTCTGCTCCCGCTCCTTCGTGCCCTTCCTGAGCATCGAGATCCGCGACTTCCGACGGCCCCCCAG CCcccccggggccggcccggTGCCCCCCTCCCCGCAGGGGCCGGTGCTCAGCGACCGCCGGCGCTGCCTCGAGCTGGACGAGAGCCCCGAGCTCTGCAACGGCTGCGCCGACACCCCG CCCCCGGGGCGCTGTGAGCGCGTGGCCTTCGCCTACGTGAGCCCGCTGGTGCTGCgcaaggagctggagagccTGGTGGAGAACGAGGgcggggagctgctggcacgGCCCGAGCTGGTGGACAGCCACCCCATCATCTACTGGAACCTGGTGTGGTACTTCCAGcgcctggccctgcccagcaacctccccctgctgctgctgggctcccaGCACGCCCCCCGCGACCcccag CCCCCCGAGCCGTGGCGGGTGCGCGTGCGGCTGCTGTGGGATGTGCTGAGCCCCGAGCCCGAGAGCTGCCCGCCGCTGTACATCCTGTGGAGAGTGCACA GTAACATCCCCCCACGGCTGCACCCCTGGGGACCCCCTCCCGCCCCGTTCTCGCTGCCGTTCCTCGAGGCCCTGCTGAGCCACGTGGGGCTCAACGAGGTCCACAAAGCCATCGGGCTCTTCCTGGAGACCCTCGCGGCGCCCGGAGCCCCCCGGACCCTGCACAG GAGCATCTACCGGGAGCTGCTGTTCCTGACGCTGGCGGCGATGGGCCGGGAGCACACGGACATCG CCGCCTTCGACCGCCGGTACCGCTCGGCGCTGGGGAAGCTCGGCGGCGCCCTGGGCAGGGACgagctgcggcggcggcgggcgcagCCCCCCAGCGCCAAAGCCTCCGACTGCCGCCGAACCTTCGGGGCTCCCCCCGAGTGCTGA